TATGGAGAATACAACTgctctgaagatgaagatagcACCACTCTGAAGCATGCCGTGTATATGCTTTGCGCCATGGATGCAGTTGGCGTGGAGCGGGAGAAAGCAGCTCATGAGAGGGAAATCTGGAACCGTGGCAAGATTTTCAAGCTAGAGAGCAAGGTGTATCGCTTGCAGAAGGAACTTGCCAAGCTCAAGAGAGAAGCACCGCCGTCAACTACCCCAAAGGAGGAAGATCCAGAAGAAAGAGAGCTAGCTACcccagaggaagaagatccatcTCTTCGCTCCGACGCAAGGCGGGATTAGTGCCTCGTTAGACCGTTATCGTAgttcgttgtgttagtttgcttgtgcGTGTGTGGGTTTAGCGTGTTGcttacatcattggtgggatgtaacTACATGAGCTTAGTTCTTTTGCTTGTCAGAGAGTAAATTTGCTGGTGAGATAGTGTTAATTCGATTTAAATGTAATCATACACAGTTAAGAAcaatagaaattaaattaattaagttatCCGTTCTAAGGGTATCTCTCTGTCGTTCTCCCCTCTTGCCCGTGTTTTcttcagatggtgaacactcgcaccggaggaagtggaagtggaagtggtaACAATGAAGGAATTCCTTTCCCATCCAAACTTATCTTGCTAGAATCCAAGATCTTGATGTTATCTTAGGGATGGATGGGCTAACCTGTCACAGAGGAGTTATAGATTGTGCTAACCATAAGGTGACTTTATCCAGTAGCAATGGGCAAACAGTGTCTTTCTTTGTGTCCTCCCCTAGATCTCATTGTTTGACATTAAATCAAGTTGCTTTGCATGAGATCCCAATAGTTCAAGACTATCCAGATGTATTCCTTGAGGATTTGCCAGGTATGCCACCTAAGAGAGACATAGAGTTCCGGATAGACTTAGTACCTGGAACCAACcctatccataagagaccttacagaatgggagctAATGAGTTAGTAGAGGTAAAGAGACAggtggatgatttgcttcagaaaggccCAGTACTTCATCGTGGGGAGCACCAGTTATCTTcgtggagaagaaagatcatacccagagaatgtgtgtggattatcgagcgttgaatgaggtcactatcaagaataagtatcctctACCTAggattgatgacctgtttgatcaactggaaggtgctacagttttctccaagatagatcttcgttccggatatcaccaactCCGAATCCGTGAGGAGGATATACCAAAGACTGCCTTTACAACACGGTATGGTTTGTTCGAGTGTACCGTTATGTCGTTTGGACTCACTAACGCCCCGGCCtttttcatgaacttgatgaacaaagtgtatATGGAATATCTCgataagtttgtcgtggtgtttattgatgatatccttatctactccaagacaaaagaagagcatgaagagcATCTTCGTCTTGCTTTAGAGAAACTACGTGAGCATCAGCTCTATGCCAAGTTTAGTAAATGTAAATTTTGGTTGCccgaagtgaagttccttggtcatgTCATCTCAGCTGGAGGAGTTGTCGTGGATCCAAGCAATGTGGAGTCACTGCtaaattggaagcaacccaagacggttAAAGAGATTCGTAGTTTCCTTGGTCTTGCGGGGTACACCGCAGGTTTATTGAGAACTTCTCAAAGATTGCTAGACCAATGACTTGACTGCTTCAGAAGGATGTGAAGCATAAGTGGACGGATGagtgtgagcagagttttcaagaattGAATAAAAGGCTAGTGACTGCGCCAGTGTTAGTCTTGCATGATCCATGGAAAGGTTTCcaggtgtattgtgatgcatctagACTTGGTTTGGGTTGTGttttgatgcaagatgggaaggtggttgcctatgcatctaggAAGTTACGCCCTCATGAGAATAACTATCCAACACATGATCTAGAGTTGGCAGCTATggttcatgcattgaagatttggcgtcattacgTTTTTGGTAACCGTACGAAGATGTATACGGATCATAAACGtttgaagtacattttcactcaacctgatCTGAACATGCGTcaacgaagatggttagagttgattaaggattatgatatggaaATTCATTATCATCCAGGTAAAGCAAATGCTATAGCGGATGCTCTCAGTAGGAAAAGCTACTGTAATATGTCAGAAGGACGACATCTACCTTGGGAGTTATGCCAAGAATTGTAAAAGTTGAGCTTGGGAATAGTCAAGAATGGTTTTGTGGCCGCTTGAGAAGTTCAACCTACTCtttttgatcaagttagagaggcaagtgaatgatcctgatatCCAAGAAATTAAATAGAACATGAGAAGAGAAAAAGCCATCGGTTATAtagaggatgagcaaggaactgtgtgGCTAGGAGAAAGAATTTGCGTGCCCGACAATAAGGAGTTGAAGGATACTATCATGAAAGAGGCTCATGAAACCCTGTATTCCATTCATCCTGGAAGCACTAAGATGTATCAAGACCTGAAGGAACAATTCTGGTCCGCATGTGACGAGAGATAGCGGAatatgtggctctatgtgatgtgtgtcAGCGAGTTAAGGCGGAGCATCAGAAGCTAGCCGGTCTGCTGCAACCGTTGAAGATACCagagtggaaatgggaggaaatagggatggatttcatcaccggtctacccagaacgtcgaCAGGACATGATTCTATTTTGGTAGTGGTTGACAGGCTTACTAAAGTTGTTCATTTCATACCTGTCAAAACAACCTACTTAGGAAATAAGCTCGCAGAGTTACATATGGCAAGAGTTGTATGTTCACATGGTGTTCCCAAGAAAATAATGTCAGACAGAggtagtcagtttacttcaaagttttggCAGAAGCTACAAGAAGAGATGGGTACTCGTTTTAATTTCAGTGCTGCCTATCACCCTCAAACTGATGGCCAGACAGAAAGAGTGAATCAAATTttagaagacatgttgagagcttgtgtttagatttcggtggaagttgggataagaatctgccGTACGCTGAATTCTCTtataacaacagttatcaagctagtcttcaaatGGCTCCGTATGAAGCGTTATATGGTCGGAAGTGTCGTACACCGCTTCTTCGGGATCAAACCGGTGAGCGTCAAGTTTTTGGGACAGACATGTTGCGAGAGGCGGAAGAAATAGTGAAGATTATCCAAGAAAGGTTGCGTGTTGCCCAGTCGCGtcagaagagttatgcagacaATCGTCGCAGGGATTTGACTTTCGAAGAAGGGGATTATGTATACCTACGGGTTACGCCGCTGCggggagttcatcgttttcagacCAAAGGGAAATTGTCACCGCaatttgtgggaccttataagattgtgaGTCGGAGAGGTGAAGTAGCTTATCAACTAGAGTTGCCTTCGTCAATGGCGGGAAtacatgacgtgttccatgtttcgcagttgaagaaatgtttgcgtgtacctacggaggaagcagatcctgagcgtatagagcttcaagaagatttaacttatgttgagaagccaGTCCGAATTTCAGAGGTAAATGAGAGAAATACCAGGAATCGCGTCATACGGTTCTGTAAAGTTCAGTGGAGTaatcattcagaagaagaagccacttgggagcgagaagatgaattgaagtcagctcatcctcatctttttgccagttcttctgaatctcgaagatctgcttaacttcagtgcaggtccaaaatcttgcctttaggttcgtgagcgtaccggttgatttgatcatgcaatcaacaagaaatcgTTTGTGTAGTAGTCAGGGGTTTTTATATTCCGATTAATATTCGTCACCGTATTCGTTTCGcttcgtattcgctccgtatttGTATTTGATAATATTCAATTTCGTTTTTATATCAGAGTTTCCGATTTCTATTTCGATTTcgaacaaaatataaaaacgaatatgatagagCTAGTTTCTAACCGTattcgatccgttttcatccctaaatGCGTGTAGGCTGCCCTCTTTTTTCTCAGTTGGATGGGATGCTGCTATCGTCGTTATTGCTGTCAGTCTCTCCAGCCCAGGGTTTTCTGTTTCGAAAAAGCAAGAAAATTTCGGTGGGCACCGAAATtctgaaattttgaaaaattcggATATTCCGCACGAacttttttgaaatttaaacacATTTTTActgaatttgattaaattatgaccaaattcacaaatatttggaaaaaaaatccgaaatttcgcttgaaaaaatctgaaatttCCATCCCTGCTCCAGCCCACCATGTCCTCATCCTCTATGCCTCATATCAGCCACACTGGAGTCCTCATCCTCTACGCCTCCTGCTCCAGTCACCGGCAAAAAGCGTCCTCAGCGATCTCTGGCTGCATGTGCCACGCTGCCTGCCACCACCAGCCGTGAGCTCCTATTTCTGCCTCCGTCGGCTTCACCTGCAGATGCACACTCGCTGCTGCCAATGATATTGGAATGTAGGATGCCTCCACCACTCGCCTTGGCTCTTTCTGCCACCGCCCTCGATCGACTCCGGCCATCGTCGCCACACTTAGTCAGTTATAACATTAATATTAGCAACTAAATTCTAACTTTCAACGACCAAAATTTCATGTCATTATTACCGGCACTTGACAAATAGCATCTgtgaaatttgaatttaaacctGGATCCATTACTGAAATAACATGAATAACAGAAATCGAAAGAATATTTGATATAAGTATATATGTAGATGGATTGCCATGTTGGCTGGAAAATTAACAATCAAGGTCTAGATGGGAACAGGCTTGACAAAGAGAGACTCAACGATCTCCCTAAGAAGTGTGCCAAATGTGTATGCATCCTTCTTGTCATCGTAGAAGAGTGCCATGGAAACGGTAAAGTTCACAATTCGCTGCACCATGGGTAGCAGTGTACGATGCTCAAGTCGGGTCTGGTTCGTGGATCTCCATTCGTCTTCGACTAGTGCATTAATCTTCGCAAAGGCAGCCTCACTTGTGACCCCATTCTCATTCATGTAGCACTCTACGGAGCTCGCGACATCTCTCTTATTCTTTCCACGCTTCACGTGTATattacatataaaaatataaaaagaatagAAGTTTAAATAGAAAATAACTATTGGAAGGCAATATTTATTTTACTTGTTTTGTTCGTAATCAGATCatgtttttaattattatatgtaGTCAAGGCTCAAAATATAACTCACTAATATATGCAAATATATTAAGATTTATTATGTGAAAATGCCATTATAACTTGTATGCTTATTGTAACAAATACCTTCATATTGTAATGTTTTCATAATTTTCATGAACATATATTGATTAGAAATGGCAATGTTAAAAATGTGTATTAATTAGAGGTTATTGATTTCATAACACACAACTAAAATAGAAATGCAAAAGTAGTGACATATATGTACCTTAAATGCAGCAATATCATTCATGAAACGCCCAATCTTAGCACATGCTATGACTGCAGCGTTGCCACTAGCTACCCACTCGAATGCTTCTGTCGTCATTGTCCCACCCCAGCCAACCATAGCAGCCACACACAATAATTGCACAGCTGAGGATTTGGTAGACAAAACCACCTGGTCTTTGAAGCCAGGCTTGTATTTCTGGTTCGACCATTCAGCTTCTTGCAGATAATAAGTGGACTGCTTTTGAAACTATAAGCAAAAAATTAAATCAAAATCAATAACTACAGGATAATGCCATCAGAACATATATGTGCAAAAAATAGTCTTATCTCCACACTCGAAAAGTATGTAATATCTATATTttggtgtgtgtgcgcgcgcgtgtgtgaggaatatacagagagagagagcgtgtGTGTTTCTACCTCTTCTTTTGTGCAAGCAACCATGTATTTTTCATTGTCTGTCACTTGATCCTGAAACTCCTTAAAGTTGATCAGCAATTTACTATAATACTTTTTGAGGTACTCCGGCAGAATAGAAATAGCACTCTTGTCCCATCTGCACTAGTTTTGCACGAGAGTTAGTCGTGCTAGATACATTATTTCTCATTTTAATGATCCCTcaattctttctttcttgtcaaTTAAGACATTTACATCAACTGATCCAGAGCATACATTTAATCATTATCTTTTCTAATGATATGTCCATACCTCAAAGTATTTGAAATATAACtgcatgaaagtatttttcacgACAATCTAATACTCCTTCTGATCCCAAATATAAGTCGTTTTAATATTCCCAAATATTTGCCAAAATACAATTCGTTTCAGGAATTGTATGAACTTCTTTTATATTTTCTTACCTCGACAATTCTCTCACAAATAATTGACGATTTCTTTCCAATGCAGAATAAATGAAGGACAACAAAGTCATTTGAACTATTTATTAGTTCTTGTATCCAAGTCTAAAACAACTATATTTAGAATCAGAGGGAGTAATGTCACGCCATAGAAATTTGATATCTTCTTCGATATATTTATTAGTAGGCTAAGATGTTACAATTTGTCTTCACTTGTCAGGATGTTATctattttggaatggataaaGTACCAATAAACAATTAAACATACTGAACTAATCCTACCTTTGTATCGCTGTGTTAAGCTAGTGGCATTCCTCGATGGTGGCATGAGCATCATATGTATCATCCATCACAGTAACCAGTGCAATTAATTTGGCAACAAACATTCTCGTGAATGCAAAGCCTTCCTCATAGAACATCATGTAGGACCAAGTGTACCCCTCTATTGTACGATCCCTAATGTAACTTAGCCCCATGTATCCATAAAGATCTTTCCACCATCTGGAAAATAATCATTCCAAGAGTGTGCTTAGACCTTTAGTTATATGAACAGATAAGGAGCTAATCATTGTTTTACAGTGCTAGCTTGTGGGTATTGGGTATCCCATGgataatttttcaaaatatatacaATGTCAGTGTAGTTTTGCACACAACAAGAGCATTCTTCTGCTCCAAGATAATAAGTGTATTTACTCCGAATAAAATTGAATGCTGAGGTGACATATATTCTTAAGAACCAGATAGTATATGATAACATGCATTCCTACGAACACCTCTTGCCATCAAGTACATATGTGAAAGGCATGGACTGTTAATTTATTTGCACTTaacaattttagttatttagtGCATTCCAATATTATCTCAAATGACCTGTTAATTAtccttttagataatggataaacCAGTTGTTGTATCTAAGATGCACAAAACCATCTATCATTTATCTATAGTCAACAATTATCAAAGAGATCGATCGACAGGCATACTCAGAAATTGCTTTGAGTTCTTTCAAGTGAATATGTTGCAGGAGGTTAAAATCCAGCCTTGCGAGATCAAGAAGAATTGGGATATTTCCTTCCTCTAGTTGGTACTCCAACATGTAGCAAATAGTCTCAACTCTCTTGAAAGTCCTTGGCAGTGGTAAGGTAAGTGCACGCCTGACTTGGCAAGCTAAAGGAGGGTTGAGAACATTGTCTTGACTCATCAATTTAAGGTGCTCCCGTGCGAAAGTGATTGCTTCTTCAAGCTCTGGCTCGCCATGAATGAGGAGGTGAGCCGCGTTGTATAAACTTAGTAGCCCCCTTGGGTCATTCGCTATCTCATTTCGAAACCTcccatcatctcccttaaattTGTTGAATGCATCTGCATGACAAAAATATTTCTCATTGATAACTAGAAGGTTGGGTTATTTTTTATCCATAATGCGACTAGTTTTTCCCGCAATCTACAAAACGCTTTTTGCTGTACCCAACATCAAATTAGAACCCTCTGTTAATTTTCTTACGTTGTGTAAGCTGTTTGTTTTAGACtgacaaaaataaattattgtgTCTTAAACAAATTAACAAAATGTAAGTTTTAGCAACTATCAGCAAATGCAAAGATAAAAATATCTAATCAGGGAATAATAAATTGTTGGTATATATAACTGTAGATACAAATAGAAAGAGCTGCAAACATCTCCTAAAAAAAGTTTTAGGTTGGCTACTAATAACTGTATATTTGATCTTATTGAACTACAGAAGAAGCAAAAACCAGCAAGACCTGTCCCACAAAGTTTGGATCGTCTATGGTGAATCAGAATCAATAACGATTTTTGTTCGGCACAAATTTATCTGTTCCATATTCGTAGATGGATGTATGCAGTTGGATACCTGGAGGCACCCAAAACCCATGCTCCCTAAGCAGGCGAAACCGAAGAGCAACCTCATAGAGACTAGAGCTTGTGAATTCACTCTCATGGATGCTCATTAGAGCATCTTCTATCTGCTCTTGGAAGAGGTGAACGATTCCAAGATGTTGAATGGAATCCACTAAGTTCATCCTCGCCGAAATGTCATTGCAGGTCCCAAACAATGTCCGGATGTCCCCTTTCAACTTCTCGGCCCTCTCCTGCATACATGTCTCTGATCTCTGCTTGAAATTAAGTATAGATTCATCAGAACAGTTAGTTAGCATCGCATTAATCAGAATGCAAGGGCAATGCATATATGGGAAATAACAGTGTGGTAATGCCTGTAATGGTTGTGGTTCATAGTTGATAAAGAAGTCGCCCCACACAGAGGGCTCAAAGCCGAGTACCTCCTCATGGACAGCACTGTCTCTCGACACCATAATATGTAATACTTACGAGCAAATATGAGAGATTAGCTTGATCTTTATGAATGCAAATGTGTGGCACCTCACCTTATATATAGACACACCAGAATACTGTAGTTATGTGCTCTGTCCGTTTTTGTTGTATGACGTGCTTTTGAACATGACATTCAACCGTTTATCTTACTCAAATAAATATTGCAAATATGcaagaatataaatcatgttgTTTGTCAAAGAACAACACTGCTCTTAAGGATATTTGTAAGGAAACAACTATAGCgtattatattttcaaaaaccTGCTTATTATGGAACCATGGGATAATCCTAGAGTTTCCTTTACAAGTTGTTCTACATTAATATCAATTGATTGGGAAGGTTAAATGGATACTCACTTTCTAGCCTTCATGGATCTAGTGGGCCGTAGCTGAGCTGCTTCTTTTTGATGGGCAAAGCTGAAAGCTACTTTCCTGTGGCCAACTCATCCGTAGCGATCTTGCCCGCCTATGGTGGTTTTCATCATCTTCGGTGGTGCTTCACCATCTTTGGTAACCTTTGGCATCCTCAATGTCCTTGGTAGCCTTCGCCACCTTTGGCTGCCATCATTACCTCTGGTGGGATTTGCCACTCTTGATGGTCTTCGTGATCTTTAGTGGTTTCGACCATCGTTAGCGGTCTTTCTTACCTTCGGCCTCTACATTCCCTTCAGTAGCTGCCAGCTGAAGTAGTTCGTGACCTCCCAAAACAATGCTAAAGGACACTGAATGATAAAAGAAGTAAAAGTAATAATAATATGGGTGGTCAGACATCATGTCCAAAGGTGAAAAATGTtatacatttgtaaattagagTTATCACTAATTACTTTAAAGGATCGTCAAAGCACGTGTAGGGGCGGCTTATGCGGGTGGGCAGCCAATTATTGCTTGCTTGTACCATTACCCATACATGAGAGTTGCAATCATGTCATATATCGAGTCAAATGCGACGtctcttgtactccctccatttcaatcTAATTACGATTCGAGCAACCAAAAGACAAATTAGGAGTGTGATTGAAAATGACTTTAGATAGCTGTCATGACATTACATATGGGATTGTCAGGAATGGGAGCATGGGCGAATTTAATGTTGGGGCTTGTTGGGGCTAAAGCCCCAGCTCCAACAGGACAGGGAATAGCGTGTGCTAGAGCACAAGGCAGGAGAAGCAGGTTGCAGGGAGGAGCactaagaccctgtttagatgagactaaaacttttaagtctctatcacatcaaatgtttggatactaatgataaatattaaacgtagattattaataaaacccatccaaaatcttggactaattcgcgagacgactttgttgagcctaattaatccatgattagcctatgtgatgctacagtaaacattctctaattatggattaattaggcttaaaaaattatctcgcaaattagcttttatttatgtaatattagttttgtaagtagtctatatttaatactctaaattagtgtctaaataaaaagactaaagttaagccctgaatccaaacaccacctaagaagAAGCTGGTCAACTAGTTTGCTAGTAGGAAGAAGCTGGCCAGGCTCCATAGCTTGGCTTTATCCATTTAGACCTGCTAGGCTTATAGGGTGTAGGTCATGATAAAAATATGAAATCATTTTTTTGGGCTTTAGGCATAAACAAACAACTAATTTATTCTTTATTGTCAACATCACAAaccatttttatcttttttggtGTTTTGATACTGATTTGAAAATTTGAGTATTACGTTGCTAGCGTAAAAATTATCTTATGTTATGTATTAAACTCAAGAGCCCCAGCTTAATTTTCATTCTAGATTCTCCACTGATTGGGAGAGTGATTGAGAATATGATGgagaaaattttgaataaggaGAAGTTACATTGCAAGGGAAAAATATTACTGTAAGAATATGCTTATTTTAGAAGAAAGTTCTGATCTAAAAAAATGCACTTTATTAGAAATGGGTGTAGCACATGAAACATCTTCACCGACAGCTGTGGATTTTTATATGCTTTTAATTTTGGCGAGTAGCTACAGGAGACAGGCGACTAAAGTAACAAGATACAGGCTGCACACCTGATATGATTGGCTGAATGTTCACACGTGATATGAATGATGTATTGTTTATAGCTACTGACGCGGACGGCGTCTGCTGGCGTTTCTCGGTGCTGATCGACAGGCCGCCTACCGATTTCTCAATCCAGCACTActtaataaaaaactaatagAAGACACCCATATATATTTGGGGAAAATCCAAATACCCCCCTACAAGTCACTGCTCTTTCTACTCTCCCCCCTACAACTTAATATTGTTCAAAACACTACACATAAGTTAATTTCTCTTCCAATTTCCCACCCCTATTCGGTTTTCACGCTTTCTCGTGATGCGCTCAATTTCTCGTTATCATGGGCCTTCAGCGCAACCCATGGATGGAGTTGCCTCGTGCCACCTTGGCGGCAAAAGTGCGCGCATCTCCATCCGCTTTTAATTCTGCGAGCCATACGGGTAGGACGACATGACGCTAACATAAACACAGGAAAACAATTTTTAGTCCACCAGTGCAAAACAATAGTGTCTGCCTCATGATTTGTGATTCCACATCAATATGAAGAATGGCAACACCAAGTCAAAAACACATTCCAGAATATTTAAGACATGCTTATTGAAGTAGAATCCCCTTAAAAATCACAATTCAAATCTGATAGTTAGAAGTACAGAAAATTATTTGTCGTAAAAAAGCTGGTACTGAGATTAAGAAGGGACCAACATCCCCTACTAATTGTAGCTAAGAATTTTGATGTAAATAATACTACTGCATAAAAATAGGAGATCAGTTTCTCCTAATTTGCAACTTTCTTCCAGTAGGACCGATATAAGGCCCATGTGGCACATGATGGTAGAGACCAACACCAAATGCATTGTACATATATACTGGTGGCTATGTGGATGTTGTTGGAATATCATCTCTTGAACTAGAACTAATAGGCTGGGAAttgctcctcttcttcctcctagtTATTTGTGTTTTACACTGAGAGAAACAGACAACAAATTGTGAGAAGTAGCAAAGTACAATGTCTTTATATGATAAATTAGTAGTGTACTCACATTTTGAGATGAAGAACTTTGGTTGTCTTTTCCATGCTTTCTGCTGTTATGACCAAACTCTTTGCAGACGCTACATCTAATTGTTGTCTTTGCAACCGACCTTCCTTGAACCCTAGGTTCATCAGATGCTctagttctctttgtttttGGCCTCCCTGGTTGTGTCCTAGCCACAGGTGGGTCTACATCTGGAAATGGAGTTTTTTCCCATTGTGTCTCATCAGGAACGGGATAAATCATCCCACAATATGTTCTCGCATATGCATCCTTTGTcaatatgtcatcaacataGCTCTCTGGCCTTTGCATGAAACCTTGAATAGCTGAAACAGCATGCAAACATGGGATTCCAGTTAAATCCCATTTTCTACACCCACAAGTGTGCTTGTTCAAATCCACTACATATTGATTACCAAATGGGGACACTTGCCAAATGCCCCTACCAGCACACACAGATTTGCAATATCTTGCCTCGTTCTTCTCTGCCTCAAGCTTCTTTAATATATTTGGTGGGATTTGCCAATTGTCCCTTTCTGCACCTTCCCTCTTATTATTGAAATCACCCTTCATTTTTGTCCTTATGTGCTCAACCATGGTAATTATGGGTTCATCTCTAGCTCCCAGTATCTTTGAATTGTATGTTTCACTTATGTTGTTAAGAAGAAGATCTGTCTTTGCTCTAGAACTGAACATATATCTACACCAATGCTTAGTTGGAACCTTGCTTAGCCACTCCCATGCCCTCAAATTGTTAGCCTTTAGTTATTGCATAGCAGCATTGAACTCAGATTGTCTATATGCATATGCTGCTCGTTCCATCAAACCCTTCAGATATTCCCCTCTAAATCCTGCTTGGGAAAAATTGGCATGTAGGTGCCTAAGGCAGTAACGGTGCTCAGCTCCTGGGAAAACTTCAGCCACTGCCTTGAGTAGTCCCTATATATGGCAGCAAAATGTTAAAAAAACAGTTGACATGTATTAATGCAAAGTAGACATATATGATAGCTATTACCTTTTGTCTATCTGACATGAATACCCAGCCCCCAAACTCTTCTCCTTTTCCAATGGCCTTCTCCAAACATAGTAAGAACCATGTCCAAGATTCTGTGCACTCAGACTCCACTACCGCAAAGGCAATAGGGAAAAGATTATTGTTGGCATCCCTACCTTGTGCTGCTAGTATTTGAGAACCATTGTTGAGTTTGATGTGACATCCATCTATACCGATGAAGGGTCTGCAACCACCTAAGAAGCCAGTAATTTGAGCATCAAATGACAAGAACAACCTTTGAAACCTAGGCCTTATTTCTGGCTCAGGTGATACTTCGCACTTAACAAAAACTTTGCTTCCCGGATTAGCAGATAGCACAGCATGAGCATAATCTTGAATTCTTTTAAACTGCAAATCATGATCTCCCATAACTTTCTTGTAGGCCTCCCTCCTTGCCCTATACGCCTTACTTATGCTGACTTCTACATTGGTATCTCGCCTGACACAATCTTGAAAGGCATGTGCATCCCATTTCTTGTCAGATCTAAAGAATTCCATGTATTCATTAGTAAGCCATCTCCAGTCAAGCTGTGCTATATTGTGTGATTTCCCACAGCTATGTTTTGAAACATACTTCTTTATTTTAAAGGTGTCTTCACCAGGCAATTTTGAAGCATATATGTACCAAGGACAGTTATCTGCCTTACACTTGACAGAAACTTGATTC
This window of the Oryza sativa Japonica Group chromosome 4, ASM3414082v1 genome carries:
- the LOC107275762 gene encoding LOW QUALITY PROTEIN: tau-cadinol synthase (The sequence of the model RefSeq protein was modified relative to this genomic sequence to represent the inferred CDS: substituted 1 base at 1 genomic stop codon), with amino-acid sequence MVSRDSAVHEEVLGFEPSVWGDFFINYEPQPLQALPHCYFPYMHCPCILINAMLTNCSDESILNFKQRSETCMQERAEKLKGDIRTLFGTCNDISARMNLVDSIQHLGIVHLFQEQIEDALMSIHESEFTSSSLYEVALRFRLLREHGFWVPPDAFNKFKGDDGRFRNEIANDPRGLLSLYNAAHLLIHGEPELEEAITFAREHLKLMSQDNVLNPPLACQVRRALTLPLPRTFKRVETICYMLEYQLEEGNIPILLDLARLDFNLLQHIHLKELKAISEWWKDLYGYMGLSYIRDRTIEGYTWSYMMFYEEGFAFTRMFVAKLIALVTVMDDTYDAHATIEECHXLNTAIQRWDKSAISILPEYLKKYYSKLLINFKEFQDQFQKQSTYYLQEAEWSNQKYKPGFKDQVVLSTKSSAVQLLCVAAMVGWGGTMTTEAFEWVASGNAAVIACAKIGRFMNDIAAFKVHICHYFCISILVVCYEINNLRGKNKRDVASSVECYMNENGVTSEAAFAKINALVEDEWRSTNQTRLEHRTLLPMVQRIVNFTVSMALFYDDKKDAYTFGTLLREIVESLFVKPVPI